In Myxococcus virescens, a single window of DNA contains:
- a CDS encoding ATP-binding response regulator translates to MSLVLVADDEPAVLEVLSQVVEDLGHDVLRARDGEEALGLARARHPQLVVTDHMMPRLSGVELCRRMKQEAQLKDVPVILLSAVLPQGAPEAFAFLHKPFEITDFESVIHKSLAASPEPRMEAHAASPLGALGQWVAQTLQGPLETAREQLRRLECTPSVDRAALDTLAAQLQSMEAVGRHLRELAWLSSGEATLKRIDTDVGQHLRDAVAAHGAHVTLDAPEAPVHAQVDPPRIRQVFDVLLANAVRQGDAEVALEVSQTQLTVRVKDAGPGLAAEALAHLFTPFRMDAKGVCGPELYVASELVRLQGGALSVQSRPGEGSTFSLMLPRRT, encoded by the coding sequence ATGAGTCTCGTCCTGGTCGCGGACGATGAGCCAGCGGTGTTGGAGGTTCTCAGTCAAGTCGTGGAGGACCTGGGCCACGACGTCTTGAGAGCGCGGGATGGCGAGGAGGCGCTCGGCCTGGCGCGTGCTCGGCATCCTCAACTGGTGGTGACGGACCACATGATGCCGCGGCTGAGCGGCGTGGAGCTCTGCCGCCGGATGAAGCAGGAGGCACAGCTCAAGGACGTGCCCGTCATCCTCCTCAGCGCGGTGCTGCCCCAGGGCGCGCCGGAGGCGTTCGCCTTCCTCCACAAGCCCTTTGAAATCACCGACTTCGAATCGGTCATCCACAAATCGCTGGCCGCCTCGCCGGAGCCCCGGATGGAGGCGCACGCGGCGTCCCCATTGGGCGCGCTGGGGCAGTGGGTGGCGCAGACGCTCCAGGGCCCGCTCGAAACGGCCCGCGAGCAGCTTCGCCGGCTGGAATGCACGCCCTCCGTGGACCGCGCGGCGCTGGACACGCTGGCGGCGCAGCTCCAGTCCATGGAAGCCGTGGGCCGTCACCTGCGCGAGCTGGCGTGGCTGTCCTCGGGCGAGGCGACGCTGAAGCGAATCGACACGGACGTGGGCCAGCACCTGCGCGACGCGGTGGCGGCACATGGCGCGCACGTCACGCTGGATGCACCCGAGGCGCCAGTCCACGCGCAGGTGGACCCACCGCGCATCCGGCAGGTCTTCGACGTGCTGCTGGCGAACGCGGTCCGGCAGGGGGACGCGGAGGTGGCGCTCGAAGTCTCCCAGACGCAGCTCACGGTGCGCGTGAAGGACGCGGGGCCGGGGTTGGCCGCGGAGGCGCTGGCCCACCTCTTCACGCCCTTCCGGATGGATGCGAAGGGCGTCTGCGGACCGGAGCTGTACGTGGCCTCGGAGCTGGTGCGCCTGCAAGGGGGCGCGCTGTCCGTCCAGTCACGACCCGGCGAGGGCTCCACGTTCAGCCTGATGCTGCCCAGGCGCACCTGA
- a CDS encoding trypsin-like peptidase domain-containing protein, with the protein MKHAVMRWSLLVVALLTSGTANADIARRRDAIVEVVQKVSPAVVYIGTEQEVESRFRGRRSPLEEFFGGMGAEPERQRISGLGSGAIIDPSGIIVTNDHVIRGASAIHVILADGRSYEAEVIGSDAANDLAVLKVNAKEPLPIAKLGTSSDLMIGETVVAIGSPFGLSKTVTAGVVSAVGRTFRADNRVYNDFVQTDAAINPGNSGGPLLNVDGEIIGINTAIFGGGAQGIGFAIPADKVRRIVDELTRFGKVRPAWVGIDTADLPVRVARQLGWDRAYGALVTAVEAGSPAAEAGVKRGDVVAELGGSRIQDAEDFDTRVRGYPARSAFPVVLFRDGGLRTVQVTPVEFPARMVEGLAWERLGLRVKEIRGGLAVSGVRQGSAAADIGLEPGDIILRVNNQPVTTNDAFREALLTARRGRSVLLLVRRGRYGYHVTLPFEREAGYRL; encoded by the coding sequence ATGAAGCACGCAGTCATGAGGTGGAGCCTGCTGGTGGTGGCCCTGCTGACCTCGGGCACGGCGAACGCGGACATCGCGCGGCGGCGTGACGCCATCGTCGAGGTCGTGCAAAAGGTCTCCCCCGCCGTCGTCTACATCGGCACCGAGCAGGAGGTGGAGTCGCGCTTCCGGGGTCGCCGTTCTCCCCTGGAGGAGTTCTTCGGTGGCATGGGCGCGGAGCCGGAGCGTCAGAGAATCTCCGGTCTGGGCAGCGGCGCCATCATCGACCCCAGCGGCATCATCGTCACCAATGACCACGTCATCCGGGGCGCGTCCGCCATCCACGTCATCCTGGCGGATGGCCGCTCGTACGAAGCGGAGGTCATCGGCAGCGACGCGGCGAACGACCTGGCGGTGCTCAAGGTCAACGCCAAGGAGCCCCTGCCCATCGCCAAGCTGGGCACCAGCTCCGACCTGATGATTGGCGAGACGGTGGTCGCCATCGGCAGCCCGTTCGGCCTGAGCAAGACGGTGACGGCGGGCGTCGTCTCCGCGGTGGGCCGCACCTTCCGCGCCGACAACCGCGTCTACAACGACTTCGTGCAGACGGACGCCGCCATCAACCCGGGCAACTCGGGCGGCCCGCTGCTCAACGTGGATGGGGAAATCATCGGAATCAACACCGCCATCTTCGGCGGCGGCGCGCAGGGCATCGGCTTCGCGATTCCGGCCGACAAGGTGCGCCGCATCGTCGACGAGCTGACCCGCTTCGGGAAGGTGCGCCCGGCGTGGGTGGGCATCGATACGGCGGACCTGCCGGTCCGCGTCGCCCGGCAGCTCGGGTGGGACCGGGCCTATGGCGCGCTGGTGACGGCGGTGGAGGCAGGGAGTCCAGCCGCGGAGGCTGGCGTGAAGCGCGGGGACGTGGTGGCGGAGCTGGGTGGCTCGCGCATCCAGGACGCCGAGGACTTCGACACCCGCGTTCGCGGCTACCCCGCCCGCTCCGCCTTCCCGGTGGTGCTCTTCCGCGACGGCGGCCTGCGCACCGTCCAGGTGACGCCCGTGGAGTTCCCCGCTCGCATGGTCGAGGGGCTGGCGTGGGAGCGGCTGGGACTCCGCGTGAAGGAGATTCGCGGCGGCCTGGCCGTGTCCGGCGTGCGCCAGGGCTCGGCGGCGGCGGACATCGGGCTGGAGCCCGGAGACATCATCCTCCGTGTGAACAACCAGCCCGTGACGACGAACGACGCCTTCCGGGAGGCCCTGCTCACCGCGCGACGGGGACGTAGCGTGCTGTTGCTCGTGCGGCGGGGGCGCTACGGCTACCACGTGACGCTGCCCTTCGAGCGGGAAGCAGGCTACCGGCTGTAG
- a CDS encoding protein kinase domain-containing protein: MSSVRYQSLGPLLAGEGSRAFLGLALEDGASPRPVVLIWAPQDVVQNPELKATLRRETARALVFEHPHILRVHALAEQDGGLARVTEFADGEPLRRLLEAHPRLPPHFAALVVADAAVGLHYAHVAGNDDGTPFVHGDVRPETLMISFGGLTKVTGYGALGVAPRERGGKRVKNRRLYSAPEQLLGGREAVNVQSDVFLLGLVLHECLSGKIPFKDAADPDKAVLTRSLPPMAQDVPLKLDAVLRRATAKRAKERYPTALAFREAVVEAVGSLPTHAEFSEFLSKYFPPESEARATRRRVIETGIAEVMQKAGISPPAVAEFLARGALPPGLMPAKWPELPGQLHASGSADGSGAQAGSGSAASGNAQAASAAGSAGQSGAGSAGAQTQSGAGGQAQAGAQAQSGAGAQTQSSAGGQSQAGASAQAHSGAGAQHPSGASAQAHSGAGVQHPSGASTQAHSGASAQAQSGAGAQAQSGAGAQAQSGAGAQHQPGAGTQAHPGATGTGASAGTAVSTGPTGTGAHAAPTAPPAAQKPSRSWMAFVGVGLALTVGAGAVVLSRLPSNIESEIEDAGVTDALPVDAGVTQDAGPVDAGIPMGTLDVTVDPRVEVSIPGQYLGRTPVSAAVPAGRHVLTLSNPVLGIQTTRVITVPAGGRSSQQIFLNKGFANVRAPEGAIVTVDGRLVGAAPIEELDLYEGTHQLLVIVNNSRWQKTFKVEPGQRVTFDVNFEKPEEE, encoded by the coding sequence ATGAGTTCCGTCCGTTACCAATCCCTTGGTCCCCTGCTGGCCGGGGAAGGCTCACGTGCCTTCCTCGGACTCGCCCTGGAGGACGGCGCGTCTCCCCGTCCCGTGGTGCTCATCTGGGCACCGCAAGATGTCGTGCAGAACCCCGAGCTGAAGGCGACCCTGCGTCGCGAGACAGCTCGCGCGCTCGTCTTCGAGCATCCGCACATCCTCCGTGTCCACGCCCTGGCCGAGCAAGATGGCGGACTGGCCCGTGTCACCGAGTTCGCCGACGGCGAGCCCCTGCGTCGCCTGCTGGAGGCCCACCCCCGCCTGCCGCCGCACTTCGCGGCGCTCGTCGTGGCGGATGCCGCCGTGGGTCTGCACTACGCGCACGTCGCGGGCAATGACGACGGCACGCCCTTCGTGCACGGTGACGTCCGGCCCGAGACGCTGATGATCTCCTTCGGCGGTCTGACGAAGGTGACGGGCTATGGCGCGCTCGGCGTGGCTCCGCGTGAGCGCGGTGGCAAGCGCGTGAAGAACCGGCGTTTGTACAGCGCGCCCGAGCAGCTCCTCGGTGGACGCGAGGCGGTCAACGTCCAGTCGGACGTGTTCCTCCTGGGACTCGTGCTGCACGAGTGCCTCTCCGGGAAGATTCCCTTCAAGGATGCGGCGGACCCGGACAAGGCCGTGCTCACGCGCTCGCTGCCGCCCATGGCGCAGGACGTGCCGCTGAAGTTGGACGCGGTGCTGCGCCGGGCAACGGCGAAGCGGGCCAAGGAGCGGTATCCGACGGCGCTCGCGTTCCGCGAGGCCGTGGTGGAGGCCGTCGGCTCGCTGCCCACGCATGCGGAGTTCTCGGAGTTCCTGTCGAAGTACTTCCCGCCCGAGAGCGAGGCTCGCGCGACGCGGCGGCGGGTGATTGAAACGGGCATCGCCGAGGTGATGCAGAAGGCTGGCATCTCTCCGCCCGCCGTGGCTGAGTTCCTCGCGCGCGGCGCCCTGCCCCCGGGCTTGATGCCCGCGAAGTGGCCGGAGTTGCCGGGACAGTTGCATGCCTCGGGCTCGGCCGATGGTTCGGGTGCGCAGGCTGGGAGTGGCTCGGCGGCCAGTGGCAACGCGCAGGCGGCATCGGCTGCGGGCAGCGCTGGGCAGTCCGGCGCTGGTTCGGCGGGGGCCCAGACGCAGTCCGGTGCGGGTGGTCAGGCGCAGGCCGGTGCACAGGCTCAGTCCGGCGCGGGCGCACAGACTCAATCCAGTGCAGGTGGCCAGTCACAAGCGGGCGCAAGCGCGCAGGCTCACTCCGGCGCGGGAGCACAGCATCCGTCCGGCGCAAGCGCACAGGCTCACTCCGGCGCGGGCGTACAGCATCCGTCCGGCGCAAGCACTCAGGCCCATTCAGGCGCAAGCGCACAAGCGCAGTCTGGTGCAGGCGCACAGGCGCAGTCTGGTGCAGGCGCACAGGCGCAGTCCGGCGCGGGCGCACAGCATCAGCCGGGCGCAGGCACTCAGGCGCATCCCGGCGCCACGGGGACGGGGGCATCAGCAGGAACCGCTGTGTCCACCGGCCCGACGGGCACGGGCGCACACGCGGCCCCCACGGCGCCTCCCGCCGCGCAGAAACCGTCGCGCAGCTGGATGGCCTTCGTGGGCGTCGGTCTGGCGCTCACGGTGGGCGCGGGAGCCGTCGTGCTCAGCCGGCTGCCCTCCAACATCGAGTCCGAGATCGAGGACGCGGGCGTCACCGACGCCCTGCCCGTCGACGCCGGCGTGACGCAGGATGCGGGCCCCGTGGACGCCGGCATTCCCATGGGCACGCTGGACGTCACCGTGGACCCGCGCGTGGAGGTCTCGATTCCTGGCCAGTACCTGGGCCGCACGCCGGTCTCCGCGGCCGTGCCCGCGGGCCGTCACGTGCTGACGCTCAGCAACCCGGTGCTCGGCATCCAGACGACGCGGGTCATCACCGTGCCGGCGGGTGGCCGTTCGTCGCAGCAGATCTTCCTCAACAAGGGATTCGCGAACGTACGCGCCCCGGAGGGCGCCATCGTCACGGTGGATGGCCGGCTCGTCGGTGCCGCGCCCATCGAGGAACTGGACCTGTACGAAGGCACGCACCAGCTCCTGGTCATCGTGAACAACTCCCGGTGGCAGAAGACGTTCAAGGTGGAGCCGGGCCAGCGCGTCACCTTCGACGTCAACTTCGAGAAGCCCGAAGAGGAGTAA
- a CDS encoding saccharopine dehydrogenase family protein, with protein MNTSATEFDIIAWGATGFTGRLVAEYLARTQDSHRARWALAGRDLGKLEKVRQGLAAIAPSFAKLPLLVADARDAASLDALVPRTRVVCTTVGPYARYGSELVAACVRAGVSYCDLTGEVQWMRRMIDAHHEQARQSGARIVHTCGFDSIPSDLGVLMMQEHMRERHGGHLDAVRLYMGPMRGGASGGTAASMVQAMEEASTDRSVRKLMAHPHALDPTPGRWRPESKDELGVHYSQELGQWTGPFFMAAVNTRVVRRSNALLGHPWGENFRYAEVASYGAGPKGLLRATGVTAGLGGVVAAMQVKPLRTLLEKKVLPAPGEGPSPEAREKGFFVAQLRGEGTSPRTGTQVRLKGKVAAQGDPGYAATSRMLAESALCLAFDDNPTTGGVLTPASAMGMRLVERLRRAGMTFQVEELST; from the coding sequence ATGAACACCTCCGCCACGGAGTTCGACATCATCGCCTGGGGCGCCACTGGCTTCACCGGGCGACTGGTCGCCGAATACCTCGCCAGGACCCAGGACAGCCACCGCGCACGGTGGGCCCTGGCGGGACGCGACCTCGGCAAGCTGGAGAAGGTCCGGCAGGGGCTGGCGGCGATTGCGCCCTCCTTCGCGAAGCTACCGCTGCTCGTCGCGGATGCACGCGACGCCGCGTCGCTGGATGCCCTGGTCCCTCGCACCCGCGTGGTCTGCACCACGGTGGGCCCCTACGCACGTTACGGAAGCGAGCTCGTCGCGGCCTGTGTTCGGGCCGGCGTCAGCTACTGCGACCTGACGGGTGAAGTGCAGTGGATGCGGCGGATGATTGACGCCCACCACGAGCAGGCGCGGCAGAGCGGCGCACGCATCGTCCACACCTGTGGCTTCGACTCGATTCCGTCGGACCTGGGCGTGTTGATGATGCAGGAGCACATGCGGGAGCGCCACGGCGGCCACCTGGACGCCGTCCGCCTCTACATGGGCCCCATGCGCGGAGGCGCCAGCGGTGGCACGGCCGCGAGCATGGTGCAGGCGATGGAGGAAGCATCAACGGACCGCTCGGTTCGGAAGCTCATGGCCCACCCGCATGCGCTGGACCCCACCCCAGGCCGCTGGCGGCCCGAATCCAAGGACGAGTTGGGCGTCCACTACAGCCAGGAGCTGGGCCAGTGGACCGGCCCGTTCTTCATGGCGGCCGTGAACACGCGCGTCGTCCGGCGCAGCAACGCGCTGCTCGGTCACCCGTGGGGAGAGAACTTCCGGTACGCGGAGGTCGCCAGCTACGGCGCCGGACCCAAGGGCCTGCTGCGCGCCACGGGCGTCACCGCGGGCCTGGGAGGCGTCGTCGCCGCGATGCAGGTGAAGCCCCTGCGCACGCTGCTGGAGAAGAAGGTCCTGCCCGCGCCGGGTGAAGGCCCGTCTCCGGAGGCCCGGGAGAAGGGCTTCTTCGTCGCGCAACTTCGCGGCGAAGGCACCTCCCCCCGCACGGGCACACAGGTGCGGCTGAAGGGCAAGGTGGCGGCGCAGGGAGACCCGGGCTACGCGGCCACGTCGCGGATGCTCGCCGAGTCCGCGCTGTGCCTCGCCTTCGACGACAATCCGACCACGGGCGGCGTGCTCACGCCGGCCTCCGCCATGGGCATGCGACTGGTGGAGCGGCTGCGCCGCGCGGGCATGACGTTCCAGGTGGAGGAGCTGTCCACCTGA
- a CDS encoding general secretion pathway protein GspE gives MRLGEQLLKDGLVTAEGLEEALEAQVVHGGRLGTNLVELGLLSEVDLAKSLGKVHNSAFASGEMVPDPKAMELVSSNHADDKEYLPMRVDATRLSIAVVNPHDFATLDAIAFKTGKRVVPVVIPEFRMNQLLRRYCKAFRPLRAIDMNAVRPRPSAGSQAELAKAAETPPDLMSEEEFQSVYASALRGGADYDGDMGEEEIITGVEVLEAAPEPPLATVRPQVPVAPPPPPQAIVVPPQRVQPPVPPPTPALGGTPPPVQVPRAPEPPPTPLTFAEAQAELARSSDREDVARTVLRFALGKWKRNLLLSVQGSLVTGWHGMGVGVRDAVVRRIGVPLREQSTFRLVRDTRSHYIGPVRRDAAMGVFYKLLGDGFPKTAVILPLLVRGKVVHLLYVDNGPDELTPPDVGELLILSQSVGRSYEAMMRRRKSA, from the coding sequence ATGCGCCTGGGTGAGCAGCTCCTGAAGGATGGTCTCGTCACCGCCGAGGGACTCGAAGAAGCGCTCGAGGCCCAGGTGGTGCATGGCGGGCGGCTGGGAACGAACTTGGTGGAGTTGGGCCTGCTGTCGGAGGTGGACCTGGCGAAGTCGCTGGGCAAGGTCCACAACAGCGCGTTCGCGTCCGGGGAGATGGTCCCGGACCCCAAGGCGATGGAGCTGGTCTCCTCGAACCATGCGGACGACAAGGAGTACCTGCCCATGCGGGTGGACGCGACGCGGCTGAGCATCGCCGTCGTGAACCCGCACGACTTCGCGACGCTGGACGCGATTGCCTTCAAGACGGGCAAGCGCGTGGTGCCAGTGGTCATCCCCGAGTTCCGGATGAACCAACTGCTGCGCCGTTACTGCAAGGCGTTCCGGCCGCTGCGCGCCATCGACATGAACGCGGTGCGGCCGCGTCCCTCGGCGGGCTCGCAGGCCGAGCTGGCCAAGGCCGCGGAGACGCCGCCAGATTTGATGAGCGAGGAGGAGTTCCAGTCCGTCTACGCCTCCGCCCTGCGCGGTGGCGCCGACTACGACGGGGACATGGGCGAGGAGGAGATCATCACCGGCGTGGAGGTGCTGGAGGCCGCGCCCGAGCCTCCGCTCGCCACTGTTCGGCCGCAGGTGCCCGTGGCGCCGCCGCCTCCTCCTCAGGCCATCGTCGTCCCACCGCAGAGGGTTCAGCCGCCCGTGCCACCCCCGACGCCCGCGCTGGGCGGTACGCCACCGCCTGTGCAGGTGCCGCGCGCACCGGAGCCGCCGCCGACGCCGCTGACCTTCGCGGAAGCGCAGGCGGAGCTGGCGCGCAGCTCGGACCGCGAGGACGTGGCGCGCACGGTGCTGCGCTTCGCGCTGGGCAAGTGGAAGCGCAACCTGCTGCTGTCGGTGCAGGGCAGCCTCGTGACGGGCTGGCACGGCATGGGGGTGGGGGTTCGCGACGCGGTGGTGCGCCGCATCGGCGTGCCGCTGCGGGAGCAGAGCACCTTCCGGCTCGTGCGGGACACGCGCTCGCACTATATCGGGCCCGTCCGCCGTGATGCGGCCATGGGCGTGTTCTACAAGCTGCTGGGGGACGGGTTCCCGAAGACGGCCGTCATCCTCCCGCTGCTGGTGCGCGGCAAGGTCGTGCACCTGCTCTACGTGGACAACGGCCCGGACGAGCTCACTCCGCCCGACGTAGGCGAGCTGCTCATCCTCTCGCAGAGCGTGGGCCGCTCGTACGAGGCGATGATGCGGCGCCGCAAGAGCGCGTAG
- a CDS encoding VOC family protein: MDVQGFHHVAIQARDIECVTGFYRDLLGFPELSRHLRPDGSLRSIWVGVPGGGFLAIEAAGGEPVSTPFRHEAPGLLMLAFRIPKAARAGVVNTFTRAGVPLEHETRWTVYVRDPEGNRVALSHHPED; this comes from the coding sequence ATGGACGTTCAGGGCTTCCACCACGTGGCCATCCAGGCGCGGGACATCGAGTGTGTCACCGGCTTCTACAGAGACCTGCTGGGCTTTCCGGAGTTGAGCCGTCATCTCCGCCCGGACGGCTCCCTGCGGAGCATCTGGGTGGGCGTGCCTGGGGGCGGCTTCCTGGCCATCGAGGCGGCGGGCGGCGAGCCCGTCTCCACGCCGTTCCGCCACGAGGCGCCGGGCCTCCTGATGCTGGCGTTCCGGATTCCGAAGGCCGCTCGGGCGGGCGTGGTCAACACCTTTACCCGCGCGGGGGTGCCGCTGGAGCACGAGACGCGGTGGACGGTGTACGTCCGGGACCCCGAAGGCAACCGCGTGGCGCTCAGTCATCACCCGGAGGACTAG